CCCTATGTGATGCTGGATCTTCCGCATAGCCGCGAGTACTTTTCTGCGCTGTTCGACGCGGTCGGCAGCCGCCCTACCGCGGCTTTCCGCTCGTCACAGCCTGAAGTCGTGCGTGGCATGGTCGCCAACGGCTTGGGTTACAGCATACTCAACTTCCCGCTGAAGTCGACCCGGACTGTGGACGGCGAAGACTTCGTGATTAAACATTTCAGGGAGAGTGTCAATGCGACGACGCTTGGCATTGCGCTATCGGCCGCCGTCAAGCCGCGCGAGGTTGTGAAGCGCTTTTCGGCATTCTGTGAAACGTATATTCGGCGTCTGCACATCGGCTAATAGGAGCACGGAAGTGTCACTGCATAGTCATCCACTATGCACTGCATGCAAAAACAATATTTTACCTAGCAATTTGGATTGTTAGATTGGTGCACATCGGATGCAAACACTGATGGGGGCCCCTATGTCAGCCATTCTTCAGTCGACGGACACTGAGCTCGACATCGTTCACGCGCTGCGCGAGAACTGCGAGCGTCCGTTCGAGGATGCACACGCGATGCCGCCGGCCGTCTACACGTCGGAGGCGTTTCTCGCGCTCGAACAGCGCGACGTGTTTCGCAACGAGTGGTTGTGCGTGGGCCGCGCGAGCGCGCTGGCACAGACCGGCGACTACCTGAGCGCGCAGATCGACGACCAGCCCGTGTTCGTGCTGCGCGATGCGAGCGGCGCGTTGCGCGCATTCTCTAATGTTTGCCTGCACCGCATGTCGGTATTGCTCGAAGGGCGCGGCAACGTGCGCCGGATCGTGTGTCCGTATCACGCATGGAACTACACGCTCGATGGCGCGCTCGCGGGCGCGCCGTTGATGGATAAGCAGCCGGGCTTTTGCAAGGACCAATACAGGCTGCCTGCCGTGCGCTGCGAGACGTGGCAAGGCTGGATCTATGTGACGCTCAACGCGCGCGCGCCTGCGGTGGAATCGCATTTGTCCGAGCTGACGAAGCTGATCGCGCCGTACGGCATGGGCGACTACGTCGAGACCTTCCACGAAGAGCACGAGTGGGACACCAACTGGAAGATCCTCGCGGAAAATTTCATGGAGAGCTACCACCTGCCGATGCTGCATCGCGCCACGGTCGGACCGCACTCGAAGCTCGAAGAAATGGAATGTCCGCCGGGTTTGCCGGCGTTCAACTATCACTGGATCACCAAGGAAGCATCGCTGCCGATCGGCAACGCGCATCCCGCCAACACGCGCCTGCAAGGGCACTGGCGTCGTACCACCGCGCTGCTGGCGATCTACCCGACCCACCTGATCACGCTGACCCCCGGCTACTTCTGGTATCTGATCCTGCAGCCGCGGGGCGTCGGCCGCGTGCATATCCGCTTCGGCGGCGGCCTCGCGCCGGAATTCGTCGACGATCCGCGCGCCGCCGACTACATGGCGACGCTCAAGACGCTGCTCGACGAAGTCAACGCCGAGGACCGGCGCGGCGTCGAGGCGGTGTTTCGCGGCGTGCACGCGCCACTCGCGAAGCCCGGCCACCTGAGCCCTCTCGAACGGCCGAATTACGACTTCGCCCGCTATCTGGCGGGACGCGTGGGCGCGAGGTGATGCGCCGCCCCGCGTAGACCGCCAACACTTTGCCGAGATGCCCATGTCAAGCCAACCATTTATCTCGTTCGACGGCGTCAGCAAGTCATACGACGGCGTGCATAGCGTCGTCGAGGGACTCGATCTCGACGTCGGGCACGGTGAATTCGTTTCGCTGCTCGGTCCGTCCGGTTCCGGCAAGACCACGACACTGATGATGCTGGCGGGATTCGAATCGCCGACCCGCGGCGAAATCCGCCTTGCCGGCAAGCGTCTGGACGACAAGCCGCCGCATCGGCGCGATATCGGCATGGTGTTTCAGAACTATGCGCTGTTCCCGCACATGACGATTGCCGAGAACGTCGCGTTTCCGCTGTCCGTGCGCAAGGTGAGCCGCAGCGAACAGAAAACGCGCGTGACGCGCGTGCTCGACATGGTGGAGTTATCGCATCTGGCGGGGCGGCGGCCGTCGCAACTGTCGGGTGGCCAGCAGCAGCGTGTCGCGCTGGCTCGCGCGCTGGTCTTCGAGCCGAGCGTGGTGCTGATGGATGAGCCGCTCGGCGCGCTCGACAAGCGCCTGCGCGAAACCATGCAATACGAAATCATGCGGCTGCATCGCGAACTGTCGCTGACGATCGTCTATGTGACCCACGACCAGAACGAAGCACTGACGATGTCGAACCGCGTCGCCGTGTTTTCCGATGGACGCATCCAGCAGGCCGCCACGCCGACCGAACTCTATGAAAACGCGGCAAACGCATTCGTTGCCAATTTCGTCGGCGAGAACAATGGACTGACCGGTCGCGTCAATTCCGACGGCGGCGAATGGGCCGCGATGCAGCTGGCCGACGGCAGCACGGTGCGCGGACGCCCAGGCGCCGGGCTCGCGTCAGGCGACGCGGCGGTGCTGGCGCTGCGACCCGAGCGCGCACACATCGCCGCGACGCCGGAAGCCGTGCAGGAAGCGACACGGCAGAACATGAACGTCGTGCACGCACTGGTCGAGGAACTCGTCTACTGCGGCGATCATCATCGCGTACATCTGAAGCTCGGCCATGGCGAAAGCATGGTCGTTAAGGTGCCGAACACACAGCACCACGATCTGCCCGCACTCGGCCGTCAGACCGCCGTGACCTGGCGACGCGACGACTGCAAGGTGCTGCCCGCGATGGCGGCCGCGCCGAAATCTTCCGCCGTGTCCGGCGGCGCCGACTATTCCACCGTTGCCGTTCCCTCGTCCGCCTCGCCACTTATCGCAGGAGCCAACTAGAAATGAAGACCACGTTCTCGTCATTCCGGACCACCCTCGGGGCATGCGCGCTCGGGCTGTTTGCCACCACCACGGTTTACGCGGCCGATACGATTTCCGTCGTCACCTTCGGCGGTGCGTATGAAGCGGCCGCGAAAAAAGCATGGTTCGAACCGTTCACCGCGAAAACCGGCAACCAGTTTTCCACCGAGTCCTACGATGGCGGCCTCGCCAAGTTGCAGGCAATGGAGCAGTCGAAGAACCCGACCTGGGATCTGATCGACCTCGAAACCAACGACGCGATCACCGCTTGCGACGAAGGCCTGATCGCCAAGTTCGACAAGAAGGCACTCGGCAACACCAGCGACTTCCTGCCGGGCTCGATCAGCGATTGCGCCGTCAGCGCGATGGTGTGGTCCACCGTCTATGCATACGACAGCAGCAAGCTGAAAACCGCGCCGACCACCATCAACGATTTCTTCGACCTGAACAAGTACCCCGGCAAGCGCGGCATGCGCAAGTCGCCGAAGGTCGCGATGGAATGGGCGTTGATCGCCGATGGCGTGGCGCCCAAGGACGTCTACAAGACGCTCTCCACGCCCGCCGGCGTCGACCGCGCGTTCAAGAAGCTCGACACGATCAAGCCGAGCATCGTCTGGTGGGAAGCGGGTGCGCAGGCGCCGCAGCTGCTCGCCGACGGCGCGGTCGTAATGACCCAGGCGTACAACGGCCGTATCGACGACGCCGTGCACAAGGACAAGAAGCCGTTCAAGATCGTCTGGGATGCGCAGGTGTACGACTACGAATGGTGGGCCGTGGTCAACGGCGCGAAGCATGCCGACGCGGCGCAGAAGTTCATCGTCGCATCCTCGACGCCGCAGGCCTATGCGGACCTGTCGAAGTACATCGCTTACGCGCCGCCGCGCAAGGACGCCATTCCGCTGATCGACAAGGCGCGTCTCAACGATCTGCCGACGGCGCCGGAGAACTTCAAGCGTCCGCTGCAAATCAACGCGACGTTCTGGGCCGACAACGCGGATGCGATCAACAAGCGGTTCCAGAACTGGCTGACGCAGTAACGCCGGATCGAACGAACGTCACCCGAGAGATCGAGCACGATGAACACGCCCCTGCCATCCACCGCCCCTTTCGGCCGCGGCCCGCAGGCCGCGAACCGCGAGTCGTTCCGGGCTGCGCGCCGCAAGGCCGCGATGCGCGCATTGCTGCTGGCTTTGCCGTTGCTCGTCTTTCTGCTGGTGACGTTCGTTGCCCCGATCGCGAGCCTGCTCGCGCGCAGCGTGCGAAACCCTGAAGTGCGCACCGGCATGCCGCAGTTGAGCGCAACGCTGGCCGGATGGGACGGCGCGGGCTTGCCCGGCGAACCGGCCTTCGCCGCACTCGCGCACGATCTGAAGGACGCCAGCGAATCCGGCCAGCTCGGCAATATCGCGCGGCGCATGAACTTCTATCAACCGGAGTTCCGCAGCCTGCTGTTCAAGACGGCGCGTGCCACACGTTCGGAGACGCCGGCGCAATGGAAACCCGCCCTGATCGATCTGGATGAACGCTGGAACGCGCCGGAAACCTGGCGTCTGCTCAAGCGTGCGTCGATCTCGCCCACACCCGACTATTTGCTGAACGCCGTCGACGCGCAAGTCGCGCCTGATGGTTCGGTGACGTCCGTCGCGGCGGACAGCGCCATCTTCCGCGCGGCCTTTGGGCGCACGGTCACGATCAGTGCGACGGTCACGCTGCTGTGCCTGGTGCTGGGCTACCCGGTGGCTTATCTGCTCGCGACACTGCCTGAGAACCAGAGCAACCGGCTGATTCTGTTCGTGATCGTGCCGTTCTGGACCTCGCTGCTGGTGCGCACCACCGCGTGGTATGTGCTGCTGCAACCCGGTGGCGTGATCAATAGCGCGTTGCTCCGCTTCGGGATCATCAACCATCCGCTGCCGCTGATTTTCAATCGCACGGGTGTGTTGATCGGCATGACGCACATCCTGCTGCCCTACATGATCCTCGCGATCTTTTCGGTCATGAAAGGCGTGCCGCCCGTGTACATGCGCGCGGCGAAATCGCTCGGCGCGCATCCGGCCGTGGCCTTCGTGCGCGTATATATTCCGCAGACGCTGCCGGGTGTCGGCGCGGGATGTTTTCTCGTGTTCGTGCTCGCGCTCGGTTATTACATCACCCCTGCCCTGCTAGGCGGCGCCGGCGACGAAATGATCAGCCAGCTGATCGCGTCGCAGACCAACGATCAGCTCAACTGGGGACTCGCGGGTGCGCTGTCGTGTTATCTGATCGCATTCACGGCGGTGTTCTACTTCATCTTCAACCGGCTGGTCGGTATCGACCGCTTGCGCTTCGGCTAACGCGCCGCGCAAACGCCGCTAGCTGGTTGTCGCTCATTCGGATAGTCGATCAACAGGCAGACTCAGATGAAAGACGGACGAACCCGGCTACTCTCGGAACGCATCTCGGGCGCGGCACTGCGCGTGCATTGCGCGCTGATTTTCTTTTTCCTCGTCGCGCCGATCCTCGCGATCGTGCCGCTGTCGTTCAACTCCGGCTCGTTCTTCTCGTACCCGATGCAGGGCTTCTCGCTGCGCTGGTACGCGCAGGCGCTGAGTTCGCCGGACTGGCAACGCGCGTTTGCGAACAGCATCGGCATTGGCGCGGCGTCGACGCTGATCGCGACGGTGCTCGGCACGCTGGCCGCGCTCGGCCTGAGCCGCGCGCAGTTCCCTTACCGCTCGATCATCATGCCAATCATCGTGTCGCCGATGATCGTGCCGATCGTCGTCGTCGCGGCGGGGTTTTATCTGGTCTTTTCGCCGCTCGGGCTGGTCAATTCGTATACCGGCGTCGTGCTTGCGCATGCCGCGCTCGGTACGCCCTTCGTGGTGATTACCGTGACCGCTTCGCTGCTGTCGTTCGATCAAAGCCTGCTTCGCGCGGCGTCGGGTCTGGGTGCGCAGCCGTGGGTCGCATTTCGTCGCGTCACGCTGCCGCTGATCGCACCCGCCGTCGCAACCGGCAGTGTGTTTGCATTCGCGACATCGTTCGACGAAGTGATCGTCATTCTGTTCATCGGCGGCCCGGAGCAGCGCACCGTGCCGCGGCAGATGTGGAGCGGCATCCGTGACCAGATCGACCCGTCGATCCTCGCCGTGGCCACCCTGCTGATGGCGTTCGCGATCGCCCTCTTCGCCTGCATGAACTGGCTGCGCAAGCGCGCGGCGGCGGCCAGCCGCTCGTTTGCCTGAGGCGACTGTTGCGCCACTGCGATGGCGTCGACATGCGACTTGATGGCCTCCCTCTGACCGTCGGGCGTTGCCAGCCTCTTTGCGGCGAAGCCGGAACTCCTGGCGCGGCGGTCCTTGACAGTTAGTTGCAGTTTTATTAAGAAATATATTGAGCGCGTGAGTGCGTGGCGATATGCTTCGCATCGCCGCTAAACCACATGCAACGACCGAGGGTCGCGAAGGAAACGACAACATGCGATTGCGACGCATCACCGCACGACGCTCACCCGTGCATGGCATGGGACTGTTCGCGCTGCAGCCGATCGCCGCGGGCGAACGGGTCATCGAGTACAAGGGGGAAGTGACCAGCTGGCGGCGCGCCGCCGCCCGCCAGCGAGCCGACGCGGGCCACACGTTCGTGTTCGGTCTGTCCGATGGACGCGTGATCGACGGCAGCCGCGGCGGCAACAGCGCGCGGTATCTGAACCATGCGTGCGCCCCCAACTGCGAGGCCATCGAAACGGGCGACCGGGTGTTCATTCATGCGCTCGCCACGATCGCCCCCGGGGAGGAGCTTTTCATCAACTACGGTCTGTCAGTGGACGGTGCGGTCACCGACGAGGTTCGCGCCCAGTACGCGTGTCATTGCGGTGCACCGGCATGTCGTCGAACCATGCTGGGAAATGACGGGTGGTCGTCGTAGTGCTGCCGCCGGCCTGACACAGTCAGGTCATTGCTGACGTTCAGACGTTGCCCTGGTCGGTCGGCACTCCTTGGCCGTTCGCACCTCAGCGGTCGTGAGCGACGCGTCTCGCAATAACTATTAAGTCGGCGGTTAAAGCAGCATGATTCACTGCCCCGGCGGATCTTTTACCTGGCCCTCTGCCGAGGGGCCAGGCGTGTGGCCAGGGAGGTTACCGCGGTCGCCTGGTGCTGGAAGACGCATTCTTAACGCCTGAAGTTCGAGCGCCGCATTAAATAATTCGTCGTGCCGATCCTTCGTCATCTCGCCTGAACGAAGCTGACGTTCGAGAATGAGACAATTAGTTTCGGTTTCGAGCTCGATATCCAAAAGACGGAGCGTCCCGGGCTGCGTAATATCTGGTTGTGCCCGGCCGAGCCCATTCAGTAGAGCATTTCTTATTTGGATGAACTTCGGCAGTCTTTCGCGAAGAAGCGGTGACAATCGTTGATAAAAATCGCCGTCATCCATCAGTTGCTTCATTGCGGAAGACTCGACTATCGCTGGGCCGTCTTTGGATGAAGGAACGGCAATATCGTTACCCTTCGATTTCAATTCCCCCATTTGTTTGAGTGACGAGAGCTGGCTCCTGATGGATTTGGCATCTTCGATTGCGGCAAGCAACGCACCGTCCAACCGTTTTTCTGTCGGATCGGACGCAAAGATCAGCGGCAAAACAAAGAACAGAACTGTCAAAAGAAGACTCAGAACTCCGACGAAAGTCCCCGCAAAAGTGAGCTTGCTGGGCAAAGACCATTTATTCCATTGTTCTTTTGTTGGAATCAGGAGCCAGTTTCGCATTTAAGTGCCCCCTATTAGCAACTTCGTTACCGGGGGACCGCTATCCGCCCTGGCTTCGACGGTGAGTCTCCTGGCTATACGGAAGTATATTGCACGGAAGATAGCTCGCTGCCCCGGTTCCAGACACGCGGCTCGACGACGTGACACGGATCGCCGACAATGTGCACTTCAAAACCATCAATAGCAAAAGACCGAAGGAAGGTAAGAATGTCTATAGCGAACACCAGAGCCACTCCCTATTACGCGGTGATCTTCACGTCCATCCGAACCCCCGGGGACAACGGGTACGAAGACATGGCCGATGCAATGGTCGAAGCGGCCGCAAAACAGCCCGGATTCCTGGGCGTCGAGTCTGCGCGGGAGGAACTTGGAATTACGGTTTCCTATTGGGATAGCCTCGAATCCATCTCCGCCTGGAAACGTGATTCAATGCATCTGGTAGCACAACAGACCGGCCGGGAAAAATGGTACGAATCCTACAAAACCCGTATTTGCCTCGTTGAACGAGACTACGACTTCTCGAGAATTTAGTTTGCTGCGCCTTGTCTTTCGACTGCGCGGCACACGCCCGCCAACTTTATCGCTCGCATCGCGTCTGCGAATCGCAGACGATTGGCTTCCAGACAGAAGTTATACGGCAGCCCATGTACAGGCGCGGTCGCGCATCCGACAGCGGGAAAACGCAGTCTTGTGGATTCCGTTGAACGCGTTCAAGATCGAATAGCGCGCGTTTCGCACGCGCGGACACACCATTCCGCGGTTCGAAAGATTCGACATCACGGTGAGGGAGAACCCTATGAAAACACCAGGTCGTGTCCCCGCTTTCAGTCGGCGCACCATACTCAAAGCAACTGCCGCAACAGCCGCACTGCAGTTGGC
The nucleotide sequence above comes from Paraburkholderia youngii. Encoded proteins:
- a CDS encoding ABC transporter ATP-binding protein; protein product: MSSQPFISFDGVSKSYDGVHSVVEGLDLDVGHGEFVSLLGPSGSGKTTTLMMLAGFESPTRGEIRLAGKRLDDKPPHRRDIGMVFQNYALFPHMTIAENVAFPLSVRKVSRSEQKTRVTRVLDMVELSHLAGRRPSQLSGGQQQRVALARALVFEPSVVLMDEPLGALDKRLRETMQYEIMRLHRELSLTIVYVTHDQNEALTMSNRVAVFSDGRIQQAATPTELYENAANAFVANFVGENNGLTGRVNSDGGEWAAMQLADGSTVRGRPGAGLASGDAAVLALRPERAHIAATPEAVQEATRQNMNVVHALVEELVYCGDHHRVHLKLGHGESMVVKVPNTQHHDLPALGRQTAVTWRRDDCKVLPAMAAAPKSSAVSGGADYSTVAVPSSASPLIAGAN
- a CDS encoding ABC transporter substrate-binding protein, which encodes MKTTFSSFRTTLGACALGLFATTTVYAADTISVVTFGGAYEAAAKKAWFEPFTAKTGNQFSTESYDGGLAKLQAMEQSKNPTWDLIDLETNDAITACDEGLIAKFDKKALGNTSDFLPGSISDCAVSAMVWSTVYAYDSSKLKTAPTTINDFFDLNKYPGKRGMRKSPKVAMEWALIADGVAPKDVYKTLSTPAGVDRAFKKLDTIKPSIVWWEAGAQAPQLLADGAVVMTQAYNGRIDDAVHKDKKPFKIVWDAQVYDYEWWAVVNGAKHADAAQKFIVASSTPQAYADLSKYIAYAPPRKDAIPLIDKARLNDLPTAPENFKRPLQINATFWADNADAINKRFQNWLTQ
- a CDS encoding SRPBCC family protein; this encodes MSAILQSTDTELDIVHALRENCERPFEDAHAMPPAVYTSEAFLALEQRDVFRNEWLCVGRASALAQTGDYLSAQIDDQPVFVLRDASGALRAFSNVCLHRMSVLLEGRGNVRRIVCPYHAWNYTLDGALAGAPLMDKQPGFCKDQYRLPAVRCETWQGWIYVTLNARAPAVESHLSELTKLIAPYGMGDYVETFHEEHEWDTNWKILAENFMESYHLPMLHRATVGPHSKLEEMECPPGLPAFNYHWITKEASLPIGNAHPANTRLQGHWRRTTALLAIYPTHLITLTPGYFWYLILQPRGVGRVHIRFGGGLAPEFVDDPRAADYMATLKTLLDEVNAEDRRGVEAVFRGVHAPLAKPGHLSPLERPNYDFARYLAGRVGAR
- a CDS encoding antibiotic biosynthesis monooxygenase family protein; its protein translation is MSIANTRATPYYAVIFTSIRTPGDNGYEDMADAMVEAAAKQPGFLGVESAREELGITVSYWDSLESISAWKRDSMHLVAQQTGREKWYESYKTRICLVERDYDFSRI
- a CDS encoding ABC transporter permease translates to MNTPLPSTAPFGRGPQAANRESFRAARRKAAMRALLLALPLLVFLLVTFVAPIASLLARSVRNPEVRTGMPQLSATLAGWDGAGLPGEPAFAALAHDLKDASESGQLGNIARRMNFYQPEFRSLLFKTARATRSETPAQWKPALIDLDERWNAPETWRLLKRASISPTPDYLLNAVDAQVAPDGSVTSVAADSAIFRAAFGRTVTISATVTLLCLVLGYPVAYLLATLPENQSNRLILFVIVPFWTSLLVRTTAWYVLLQPGGVINSALLRFGIINHPLPLIFNRTGVLIGMTHILLPYMILAIFSVMKGVPPVYMRAAKSLGAHPAVAFVRVYIPQTLPGVGAGCFLVFVLALGYYITPALLGGAGDEMISQLIASQTNDQLNWGLAGALSCYLIAFTAVFYFIFNRLVGIDRLRFG
- a CDS encoding ABC transporter permease, whose product is MKDGRTRLLSERISGAALRVHCALIFFFLVAPILAIVPLSFNSGSFFSYPMQGFSLRWYAQALSSPDWQRAFANSIGIGAASTLIATVLGTLAALGLSRAQFPYRSIIMPIIVSPMIVPIVVVAAGFYLVFSPLGLVNSYTGVVLAHAALGTPFVVITVTASLLSFDQSLLRAASGLGAQPWVAFRRVTLPLIAPAVATGSVFAFATSFDEVIVILFIGGPEQRTVPRQMWSGIRDQIDPSILAVATLLMAFAIALFACMNWLRKRAAAASRSFA
- a CDS encoding SET domain-containing protein is translated as MRLRRITARRSPVHGMGLFALQPIAAGERVIEYKGEVTSWRRAAARQRADAGHTFVFGLSDGRVIDGSRGGNSARYLNHACAPNCEAIETGDRVFIHALATIAPGEELFINYGLSVDGAVTDEVRAQYACHCGAPACRRTMLGNDGWSS